A genomic segment from Pirellulales bacterium encodes:
- a CDS encoding DUF1559 domain-containing protein, producing the protein MSRSLRTRGFTLVELLVVIAIIGILVALLLPAIQMARQAALRNSCRNAIRQLAIAAHNYNDAQKSLPPLYFCGFPQVGLTGNAALDPNDVNNPQNILNPANTKVVEQYSWIIRMMPYIEEDATYKQLSTTSNKFTAKRSVLKIKNPAGGNADVPIEQLPLQAVICPSYSGDSQNTGNFGTGGTAAVYSVTNYIALPATAHQRFCKDQNNVADGVIVPGRQSRGISMAGVSDGTSKTILCTESKEGVTFGTAAPVNCNNWTNPQCVWACAFPVAFTAGTSGDNSVANAAPAFTTGTTGLVYKPITPAANDQTAMNYGPNGSQPMPLYYNFATGAAAPNRWWGPSSDHTGDVVIHAFVDSSVTELVSSSVSTRVYYALTTRRGGEAVELSQ; encoded by the coding sequence ATGTCACGTTCCCTTCGGACACGGGGTTTTACCCTCGTCGAACTGCTGGTGGTCATTGCGATCATCGGCATCCTGGTGGCGTTGTTGCTGCCAGCCATTCAGATGGCGCGGCAGGCCGCGCTGCGCAACTCGTGCCGCAATGCGATTCGCCAGTTGGCCATCGCCGCGCACAACTACAACGACGCTCAAAAGTCGTTGCCCCCGCTGTACTTCTGCGGGTTTCCCCAAGTGGGTTTGACCGGCAATGCCGCACTTGATCCCAATGATGTGAACAATCCGCAGAACATCCTGAATCCGGCCAACACCAAAGTGGTCGAACAGTATAGCTGGATTATTCGGATGATGCCCTATATCGAAGAAGACGCCACTTACAAGCAATTGTCGACTACTTCTAACAAGTTCACCGCCAAACGCTCGGTGTTAAAGATCAAGAACCCCGCGGGTGGTAATGCAGATGTACCAATTGAGCAATTGCCCTTGCAAGCGGTGATCTGCCCCAGCTATTCCGGCGATTCCCAAAACACTGGTAACTTCGGCACTGGCGGGACCGCCGCGGTTTACTCGGTCACCAACTACATTGCCCTTCCCGCGACCGCCCATCAGCGGTTCTGCAAGGATCAAAACAATGTGGCTGACGGCGTGATTGTCCCTGGTCGTCAGTCGCGCGGGATTTCTATGGCGGGGGTTTCGGACGGCACGTCCAAGACGATCCTCTGCACCGAAAGCAAGGAAGGGGTCACGTTTGGCACCGCCGCTCCGGTGAATTGTAACAACTGGACCAACCCGCAATGCGTGTGGGCCTGTGCGTTCCCGGTTGCCTTCACCGCTGGCACCAGCGGCGATAACAGCGTCGCGAATGCGGCTCCCGCGTTTACGACTGGGACCACCGGTTTGGTCTACAAGCCGATCACTCCGGCTGCTAATGACCAAACAGCCATGAACTATGGCCCCAACGGTTCCCAGCCCATGCCTTTGTATTACAACTTTGCGACCGGTGCCGCCGCTCCCAACCGTTGGTGGGGACCGAGTAGCGATCACACCGGTGACGTGGTGATCCACGCGTTTGTGGATAGCTCTGTGACCGAACTGGTCAGCAGCAGCGTTTCCACCCGCGTGTATTATGCCCTGACCACCCGCCGTGGTGGTGAAGCGGTCGAACTTTCCCAGTAG
- a CDS encoding radical SAM protein, with product MRRVLLAQLPIPPFGIEPIRGNVPLAAAYLKMHALAHDLDRDYEIEILDPRLANLAGEQALVRQILARDPWLVGFSCYLWNIQRTLHIARLLKIARPELLIMLGGPEITLDNDWVLTDPAVDLAAIGEGEQTFVELLTRNARQSATSPAKNGNPANTTTPINDAWLDIPGLYVAAPVDSRKFADLDPHQPNWRRSPGKLPLPRRPLPKLDPISSPYLTGILDVADERMLLLETIRGCIYNCKFCFYPKSYDDLYFVSQEKILANLRHARERGATEVVILDPTLNQRARFDDFVRLLAEANPAGQFSYFGEIRAEGIMPPTAKLLRQANFTEVEIGLQSIDPMAMQLMDRNNNLHSYQRAARAMLDNGIRVKVDLIIGLPGDTVDSIRRSLDYIHDSGLYTSVQVFNLAILPGTAFRHEASQLGLRHQARPPYYVLETPTLDLATMVDLMDEAQDLFDAEFDPLAEPAPTRAALDWSAEAPIPATRPEDLGLIGEIVCGIGQNGSERPFAGENMPHEGILSLNPADLAAGKLHNHVDRLAQAVNVRLTGGNLGELLPSASAAIRQLLLANPHTTLQITLPDADLASVPQPWLDTLHDAAHSQLSYLDHYYAVLPGPVKGAKRLVGGGVLECEM from the coding sequence ATGCGCCGCGTGCTGTTGGCCCAATTGCCGATTCCCCCCTTTGGTATCGAGCCGATCCGCGGCAACGTCCCGCTGGCCGCGGCCTACCTAAAGATGCATGCCCTGGCGCATGATTTAGACCGCGATTACGAAATTGAGATCCTTGACCCCCGTCTGGCCAATCTGGCGGGCGAACAGGCCCTGGTTCGGCAAATATTGGCACGGGACCCCTGGCTGGTCGGGTTTAGCTGCTATCTGTGGAATATCCAACGCACGCTCCACATCGCCCGCCTGCTAAAAATCGCCCGCCCCGAGTTGCTGATTATGCTGGGCGGGCCGGAAATCACTCTCGATAACGACTGGGTCCTCACCGATCCCGCGGTCGATCTGGCGGCGATTGGCGAGGGGGAGCAGACCTTTGTGGAATTGCTGACGCGGAACGCGCGGCAATCGGCCACTTCGCCGGCAAAAAACGGCAACCCCGCCAATACAACTACACCGATTAATGACGCCTGGTTAGATATTCCCGGTCTGTACGTCGCCGCTCCCGTCGACAGCCGCAAGTTCGCCGACCTTGACCCCCACCAGCCCAACTGGCGGCGTTCCCCGGGAAAGCTCCCCCTCCCCCGGCGGCCGCTGCCAAAATTAGATCCCATTAGTTCGCCGTATTTAACAGGCATCTTGGACGTTGCGGATGAACGGATGTTGCTGTTAGAAACGATCCGCGGCTGCATTTATAACTGCAAATTCTGCTTTTATCCCAAAAGCTACGACGACCTATACTTTGTTTCGCAAGAGAAAATCCTAGCGAATTTGCGCCACGCCCGCGAGCGCGGCGCAACGGAAGTAGTCATTTTAGACCCGACGCTCAATCAGCGGGCGCGGTTTGATGACTTTGTGCGTCTGCTGGCCGAAGCCAACCCCGCTGGCCAATTCAGCTATTTTGGCGAAATCCGGGCCGAGGGGATCATGCCCCCCACGGCTAAGCTCCTGCGCCAGGCCAACTTTACCGAGGTTGAAATTGGCCTGCAATCGATTGACCCCATGGCCATGCAGCTCATGGACCGCAACAACAACCTGCATTCCTACCAGCGGGCGGCGCGGGCGATGCTGGATAATGGCATTCGGGTCAAAGTAGACCTGATCATTGGCCTGCCGGGGGACACAGTCGACTCCATCCGCCGCAGCCTCGATTACATCCATGACAGCGGCCTGTATACCAGCGTGCAGGTCTTTAACCTAGCCATCTTGCCCGGAACCGCCTTTCGGCACGAAGCATCGCAGTTAGGCCTGCGTCACCAGGCCCGTCCGCCATATTACGTGCTCGAAACGCCCACGCTGGATTTGGCCACCATGGTGGACCTGATGGACGAGGCGCAGGACCTGTTTGACGCCGAGTTTGACCCCCTGGCCGAGCCTGCCCCCACCCGCGCGGCATTAGACTGGTCCGCCGAGGCCCCCATTCCCGCCACCCGCCCCGAAGACCTGGGTTTGATCGGTGAAATTGTCTGCGGCATCGGACAAAATGGTTCCGAAAGGCCATTTGCGGGGGAAAACATGCCTCATGAGGGGATTTTATCCCTTAACCCGGCTGATTTAGCGGCGGGCAAACTACATAACCACGTGGACCGGCTCGCCCAGGCGGTGAATGTCCGACTAACGGGGGGAAATCTGGGCGAGTTACTGCCATCGGCCTCGGCTGCTATTCGCCAGTTACTATTGGCCAATCCGCACACGACCCTGCAAATCACGCTGCCGGATGCCGACCTGGCCAGCGTGCCGCAACCCTGGCTGGACACCCTGCATGACGCCGCCCATAGCCAACTGAGCTATTTGGACCATTATTACGCGGTATTGCCGGGTCCGGTGAAGGGAGCAAAGCGACTGGTGGGTGGTGGCGTGCTGGAGTGTGAAATGTAG
- a CDS encoding Uma2 family endonuclease codes for MASATALLTAAEFWQLPASRTMRRELVRGEVIESMPPGGRHSRIVAKLIMRLGFWAESSRQGEVCADAGFHLSSGPDTVRGPDVYYVRAARVPATGVPVRYWEIPPDLAIEVVSLGDSAAEIHEKVADYLNAGTHQVWVVYPSTQVIVIHTPDSFARTLRVNDTLTAPDLLPGFSCPVAELFAN; via the coding sequence ATGGCCTCTGCCACCGCACTTTTGACCGCCGCCGAATTCTGGCAATTGCCCGCTAGCCGCACCATGCGCCGCGAGCTAGTACGCGGAGAGGTCATTGAATCCATGCCACCTGGAGGAAGACATTCAAGAATAGTCGCCAAACTGATTATGCGACTGGGGTTTTGGGCCGAATCCAGTCGGCAGGGAGAGGTGTGCGCGGACGCTGGCTTTCACCTTTCATCCGGACCAGACACCGTGCGTGGGCCGGATGTGTACTACGTCCGCGCGGCACGTGTCCCAGCCACAGGTGTCCCTGTGCGGTATTGGGAAATCCCCCCCGATCTGGCGATTGAGGTCGTCTCTCTCGGGGATAGCGCCGCCGAAATTCACGAGAAAGTGGCGGATTATTTAAACGCTGGCACACATCAAGTTTGGGTGGTTTACCCCTCCACTCAAGTAATTGTCATCCACACGCCGGACAGCTTCGCTCGCACGCTACGTGTCAACGACACACTCACGGCCCCGGACTTGCTCCCGGGTTTTTCCTGCCCGGTGGCGGAATTATTTGCCAATTAG
- a CDS encoding DUF1844 domain-containing protein, with amino-acid sequence MSQEPPPSKILVDEDWKSQVQAEKARIRGVAGGTDVPDHGGAVPLSGETPTGDAPSPVVAPADSSPPESAALPQTTEPQSSTSPAGKAPPPTAADATRQFPPASLAFLINTLATQALMALGDIPHPLTGQATRDLPAARHYIDTLEILEEKTSGNRTPEESNILRNWLYQLRLAFVEESRGG; translated from the coding sequence ATGTCCCAGGAACCCCCTCCCTCTAAAATTCTCGTTGACGAAGATTGGAAATCCCAAGTCCAGGCCGAAAAAGCCCGTATACGCGGTGTTGCTGGCGGGACAGATGTCCCTGACCATGGGGGCGCGGTCCCTTTGTCGGGGGAAACGCCTACCGGTGACGCCCCTTCTCCGGTGGTGGCTCCGGCGGATTCCTCTCCCCCTGAATCTGCCGCATTGCCACAAACCACCGAGCCGCAATCATCGACTTCCCCCGCGGGAAAGGCTCCTCCCCCCACGGCGGCGGACGCCACGCGGCAGTTTCCCCCCGCGTCGTTGGCGTTTCTCATTAATACGCTAGCCACGCAGGCGCTCATGGCCCTGGGGGATATTCCGCATCCGCTGACCGGGCAAGCGACGCGCGACCTTCCCGCGGCCCGGCACTACATTGACACGCTGGAAATCCTCGAGGAAAAAACCAGCGGCAACCGCACGCCCGAGGAATCCAATATATTGCGCAATTGGCTGTATCAACTGCGTCTGGCCTTTGTGGAGGAATCACGCGGAGGCTAA
- a CDS encoding glycosyltransferase N-terminal domain-containing protein, whose product MSPWIFNLLYLMGGLAAAPYLLWQSWIRGKRRAGWSAKLWGEVAPWQPPPPDSPAISDTGDVARIPRIWLHAVSVGEVNLLLPLFEHALAWPVPPRFYLTTGTVAGYELARRKYPFATVSYAPLDFSWGVNQALDRIQPDLLVLVELELWPNLLALTARRGIPLALINGRLGEKSWRGYRWFRPMLRPRLAKIGYLGAQTAEYGRRFADLGVPEAAIQVTGSLKFDGASAPPESAMIDQLAVWAGITPDDTVFLAGSTGEPEEALVLGVCRHLWPDFPRLKLVLVPRHPERFDTVARLLDDSGYPWLRRSQLDQHPDPSAATPPRVILVDTIGELSQWWSLARIGFVGGSFNRRGGQNMIEPAALGVATCFGPHTWNFRDVVDLLVGQAAAVRVSDERELADFVRRCLADPGYASRLGAAARQIARGQQGATARTWRGLLPLLSPRFAAWLAKCGPILEK is encoded by the coding sequence TTGTCTCCCTGGATTTTTAATCTGCTGTATTTGATGGGAGGGCTAGCCGCCGCTCCTTATCTGCTCTGGCAGTCCTGGATTCGGGGAAAGCGGCGGGCCGGCTGGTCGGCTAAGCTGTGGGGCGAGGTCGCTCCGTGGCAACCCCCGCCCCCCGACTCCCCCGCAATTAGCGACACGGGCGATGTCGCGCGGATACCCCGGATTTGGCTGCATGCCGTCAGCGTGGGAGAGGTCAATCTGCTCTTACCGCTGTTCGAGCATGCCCTTGCCTGGCCGGTTCCCCCGCGCTTTTACCTGACCACCGGGACGGTGGCTGGTTATGAATTGGCCCGCCGCAAGTACCCCTTCGCCACGGTCAGTTATGCGCCGCTCGATTTTTCCTGGGGGGTAAATCAGGCGCTCGATCGCATTCAGCCCGATCTGCTGGTCCTGGTGGAACTGGAACTCTGGCCCAATTTGCTGGCCCTCACCGCGCGTCGCGGCATTCCCCTGGCCCTGATTAATGGTCGCCTGGGTGAAAAAAGCTGGCGCGGCTACCGCTGGTTCCGGCCTATGTTGCGGCCCCGCTTGGCCAAAATTGGGTATCTGGGGGCGCAGACCGCCGAATATGGTCGGCGATTCGCTGATTTGGGAGTGCCGGAAGCCGCGATTCAGGTCACCGGCTCGCTAAAGTTTGACGGGGCCAGCGCCCCGCCTGAATCCGCCATGATCGATCAACTGGCCGTCTGGGCGGGAATCACCCCGGACGACACGGTTTTTTTAGCGGGGAGCACGGGGGAGCCGGAGGAAGCCCTCGTCTTGGGGGTTTGTCGCCATTTATGGCCCGATTTTCCCCGGTTAAAGCTGGTTTTGGTTCCCCGCCATCCCGAACGTTTCGACACGGTCGCCCGGTTGCTGGACGACAGCGGCTATCCATGGCTTCGTCGCAGTCAATTGGATCAGCACCCGGATCCATCAGCGGCCACGCCTCCCCGGGTGATTTTGGTGGACACCATTGGCGAATTAAGCCAGTGGTGGAGTTTGGCCCGCATCGGGTTTGTCGGCGGCTCGTTCAATCGGCGCGGGGGACAAAATATGATCGAACCGGCGGCCTTGGGCGTGGCAACCTGCTTTGGCCCCCATACCTGGAATTTTCGCGATGTGGTGGATCTGCTGGTGGGTCAAGCGGCGGCGGTGAGGGTGTCGGATGAACGGGAACTGGCGGATTTTGTGCGCCGCTGCCTGGCAGATCCCGGATATGCATCCCGGTTAGGAGCCGCCGCCCGACAGATCGCGCGGGGTCAGCAAGGGGCCACCGCCCGGACCTGGCGGGGGCTATTGCCGCTCTTATCTCCGCGGTTCGCGGCCTGGCTGGCAAAATGCGGTCCCATTCTTGAAAAATGA
- a CDS encoding SEC-C metal-binding domain-containing protein produces MDFFEKLWENTTGFLNGVATGVERSITAIFGSSNARYLKRIQPKIEAINALEPKYQAQSDAELRSQTFEFRRRLAAGQTLDDILVEAFAVCREGGRRWLGMRHYDVQLVGGMVLHAGAIAEMITGEGKTLVATLPAYLNALEGRGVHVVTVNDYLARRDMEWMGPLYIGLGLTVGAIQSGMNGLERQKSYACDITYGTNNEFGFDYLRDNMKPAMRGDKRFRPEAQQSQGPLHYAIIDEVDNILIDEARTPLIISGEAHDDVTKYSRAEKIARQLIRDTHFEVKEKEHNVILNDEGVRFAEKLAGVESFYTAGNMEWPHLIDNSLKAHHLYKRDVNYVVQPNPESKQLEVVIVDEFTGRLMPGRQWSDGLHQAIEAKENVPIKKESQTLATITLQNYFKLYKKICGMTGTAMTEANEFWKIYKLDVIAIPSNRTMQRINYPDVVYLSEQEKYNAVAEEIERIHKWDTLELTDKSEMQGEILKEADDAIQFRNRADRREESIPRSKVKRVFPRGRPVLVGTVSIENSEKLSRMLEKRGIKHQVLNAKHHQREAEIVSQAGRLNAVTIATNMAGRGTDIILGGNPETMAWAKLQSKYPTRLDVPRDEWDDLVRQIEEAEQMKPEGKRVKEMGGLHIVGTERHESRRIDLQLRGRCGRQGDPGTSRFYLSLEDDLMRKFGGEWVKGWLQRMGMQPDEAIESRMVTRRIEGAQKKVEERNFDIRKNLLEYDELMDQQRKAVYGYRQRILSGENCRHLVLEMLSKQIHEHLETYLNKRYGPDSFAKWAGGLLAVELQGKDFVGADLETAVNFARDEADRLGQRLIQDAVEENLPEGADPEDWNWQALCKFCNSRWGTNLQERELKQIDRDDIYDRLVAEVGQAIQNIDLTDGDKYLQEDYGARTACAWAASKFGIQVPLEEVRGLDAREFAERLRELAEELYATREVDLPVRELLGQGSAVDPSGQLHVQRELLAELSRRRFNATVSDEEFRTLPFDEIRKRLWQFSHAWQRHADNAVQVVKERLQQLPARPALNPDGSVSTEFSQFYDFLQQETVGLPTAEELAHMDREIMERQVLMGVEMRYRPEIRYTERRLVLQMLDDAWKNHLLAMDHLRSSVNLRGYAQVDPKVEYKREGQKLFEQMWRNVGERITDTMFKLEVMDESEAALSYHDAGTAIKEEAPTVLDAATNNANGDPGDIDAKVEPIRNTSPKVGRNDPCPCGSGKKYKHCHGKGGAKQTA; encoded by the coding sequence ATGGATTTTTTCGAAAAACTGTGGGAAAACACCACAGGCTTTTTAAATGGCGTGGCAACGGGTGTGGAACGGTCGATCACGGCCATCTTTGGCTCGTCCAACGCCCGTTATCTCAAACGCATCCAACCCAAAATCGAAGCCATCAACGCGCTCGAGCCAAAATATCAGGCGCAAAGCGACGCCGAATTGCGCTCGCAGACATTTGAATTTCGGCGGCGGTTGGCGGCCGGCCAGACGCTGGATGACATCTTGGTGGAGGCGTTTGCCGTCTGCCGCGAAGGGGGCCGACGCTGGTTGGGAATGCGGCATTATGACGTGCAACTTGTGGGGGGGATGGTCCTGCACGCAGGAGCGATCGCCGAAATGATCACCGGCGAGGGGAAAACCCTGGTCGCCACGCTGCCCGCGTACTTGAACGCGCTGGAGGGACGGGGGGTCCATGTGGTCACGGTTAATGACTACCTGGCCCGCCGCGACATGGAATGGATGGGACCGCTGTACATCGGCCTGGGCTTGACGGTGGGGGCCATTCAAAGCGGGATGAACGGCCTGGAACGGCAAAAATCATACGCCTGCGACATCACCTATGGCACGAATAACGAATTTGGGTTTGATTATTTGCGGGACAATATGAAGCCCGCGATGCGCGGGGATAAGCGCTTTCGACCGGAGGCGCAGCAATCGCAGGGTCCGCTGCACTACGCGATCATTGACGAGGTGGACAATATTTTGATTGACGAGGCGCGGACTCCGCTGATTATTTCGGGCGAGGCCCACGACGACGTCACGAAATATTCCCGCGCCGAAAAAATTGCCCGGCAGTTGATTCGCGACACCCATTTTGAGGTCAAGGAAAAAGAGCATAACGTCATCCTCAATGACGAGGGGGTCCGCTTTGCCGAAAAACTGGCCGGGGTGGAAAGCTTTTACACCGCCGGCAACATGGAATGGCCGCATCTGATTGATAATTCGCTCAAGGCGCATCACTTGTATAAGCGGGATGTGAATTATGTCGTCCAGCCCAACCCCGAAAGCAAGCAATTGGAAGTGGTGATTGTGGATGAATTTACCGGCCGCCTCATGCCGGGGCGGCAGTGGAGCGACGGGCTGCACCAGGCGATCGAGGCCAAGGAAAACGTCCCCATCAAGAAGGAATCGCAGACGCTAGCCACCATCACGCTGCAAAACTATTTTAAACTGTACAAGAAAATCTGCGGGATGACCGGCACGGCCATGACCGAGGCCAACGAATTTTGGAAAATCTACAAACTGGATGTGATCGCCATTCCGTCCAATCGGACGATGCAGCGGATTAATTATCCCGACGTGGTCTATCTGAGCGAACAAGAAAAATACAACGCCGTGGCCGAGGAAATCGAGCGCATTCACAAATGGGACACCCTGGAACTGACCGACAAGTCCGAAATGCAAGGGGAAATCTTGAAGGAGGCCGACGACGCTATTCAATTCCGCAACCGTGCCGATCGGCGGGAAGAATCCATTCCCCGATCCAAGGTCAAACGCGTCTTTCCGCGGGGCCGCCCGGTTCTGGTCGGCACCGTCTCGATTGAAAATAGCGAAAAGCTCTCCCGGATGCTGGAAAAACGGGGCATCAAACACCAGGTCCTCAATGCCAAGCATCACCAGCGCGAGGCGGAAATTGTCTCGCAGGCGGGACGGTTGAACGCCGTCACCATCGCCACGAATATGGCGGGCCGCGGAACGGATATCATCTTGGGTGGAAATCCCGAAACCATGGCCTGGGCCAAATTGCAAAGCAAATACCCCACCCGCCTCGATGTGCCGCGGGACGAATGGGACGACCTGGTGCGCCAAATCGAAGAAGCCGAACAAATGAAGCCCGAGGGTAAACGGGTCAAGGAAATGGGGGGGCTGCATATTGTCGGCACCGAACGGCATGAATCCCGCCGCATCGACCTACAGTTGCGAGGCCGCTGCGGTCGCCAGGGAGATCCCGGCACCAGCCGCTTTTATCTCTCCCTCGAAGACGACCTCATGCGCAAATTCGGCGGCGAATGGGTCAAAGGCTGGCTCCAACGGATGGGCATGCAGCCGGACGAGGCCATCGAAAGCCGCATGGTCACCCGCCGCATCGAGGGCGCGCAGAAAAAAGTCGAGGAACGCAACTTTGACATCCGTAAAAACCTGCTGGAATACGATGAACTGATGGACCAGCAGCGCAAGGCCGTCTATGGTTACCGCCAGCGCATCCTCTCCGGAGAAAACTGCCGCCATTTGGTCCTGGAAATGTTGTCCAAACAAATCCACGAGCATTTGGAAACTTACCTCAATAAGCGCTATGGGCCGGATTCCTTTGCCAAATGGGCGGGGGGCCTGTTAGCGGTGGAGCTGCAGGGTAAGGACTTTGTCGGCGCTGATCTCGAGACCGCCGTCAATTTTGCCCGGGACGAAGCCGACCGCCTGGGACAGCGTCTGATCCAGGACGCCGTCGAGGAAAATCTTCCCGAGGGAGCCGACCCCGAGGATTGGAATTGGCAGGCCCTGTGCAAGTTTTGCAACAGCCGCTGGGGGACAAATTTGCAGGAACGCGAATTAAAGCAAATCGATCGCGATGATATTTATGATCGTTTGGTCGCCGAAGTCGGCCAGGCCATCCAAAATATCGATCTGACGGATGGCGACAAATACCTGCAAGAAGACTATGGCGCCCGGACGGCCTGCGCCTGGGCCGCTTCCAAATTTGGTATTCAGGTTCCGCTGGAGGAGGTTCGTGGCCTGGACGCCCGGGAATTCGCCGAACGCCTGCGCGAACTGGCGGAGGAACTATACGCCACGCGCGAAGTGGACCTGCCCGTGCGCGAGTTGCTGGGACAAGGCTCCGCCGTGGACCCCAGCGGCCAATTGCACGTCCAACGCGAACTCCTGGCGGAACTCTCTCGCCGCCGCTTTAACGCCACCGTTAGCGATGAAGAGTTTCGCACCCTCCCCTTTGACGAAATTCGTAAACGCCTGTGGCAGTTTAGCCATGCTTGGCAACGCCATGCCGATAATGCCGTCCAGGTCGTCAAAGAGCGCCTGCAACAACTCCCCGCCCGCCCGGCTCTCAATCCCGATGGTTCGGTCTCGACCGAATTTTCCCAGTTTTACGACTTTTTGCAGCAAGAAACCGTCGGCCTTCCCACCGCCGAGGAACTGGCACACATGGATCGCGAAATCATGGAACGCCAGGTACTCATGGGCGTGGAAATGCGTTATCGACCGGAGATTCGTTATACCGAACGCCGGTTGGTGCTGCAGATGTTGGACGACGCGTGGAAAAACCACCTGTTGGCCATGGATCATTTGCGCAGCAGCGTCAACCTGCGCGGTTATGCCCAAGTCGATCCCAAGGTCGAATACAAAAGGGAGGGGCAAAAGCTATTTGAGCAGATGTGGCGCAATGTTGGCGAGCGGATCACCGATACCATGTTCAAACTGGAAGTCATGGACGAAAGCGAGGCCGCGCTGTCCTATCACGACGCTGGAACCGCCATCAAGGAAGAAGCCCCGACCGTCCTGGATGCCGCCACCAACAATGCCAACGGTGACCCGGGTGATATCGATGCCAAGGTCGAACCGATCCGCAACACCAGCCCCAAGGTGGGCCGCAACGACCCTTGCCCCTGCGGCAGCGGCAAAAAATATAAACATTGCCACGGCAAAGGGGGAGCCAAACAAACGGCGTGA
- a CDS encoding sigma-70 family RNA polymerase sigma factor, which yields MALSETDRQLLTRCLTKQPKAWEDFVDRYLGLIVHVINHAAQSRSVRISPPDREDLAADVLVQLVRDDFLVLRNFRGESSLAAYLTVIARRVVVAKLLKRVAEPTLGHAAEQHAGNGHASEDWLQNRDEVERLLSELEQSEAQLVKLYHLEGKTYAEISSATGMAENSIGPSLSRAREKLRRAAVKH from the coding sequence GTGGCATTATCCGAAACCGATCGCCAACTATTAACACGCTGTCTGACAAAGCAGCCCAAAGCCTGGGAAGACTTTGTGGATCGGTATTTGGGATTGATCGTGCATGTGATCAATCATGCGGCGCAGTCCCGATCCGTGCGCATTAGCCCCCCCGATCGAGAAGACCTGGCCGCCGATGTGCTGGTCCAACTCGTCCGCGACGACTTTCTGGTCTTGCGCAACTTTCGGGGCGAATCCTCCTTGGCCGCCTACCTGACCGTGATCGCCCGCCGCGTGGTGGTGGCCAAGCTACTTAAACGCGTAGCCGAACCGACGCTGGGTCACGCCGCGGAGCAGCACGCGGGGAACGGCCACGCCAGCGAGGATTGGCTGCAAAACCGGGATGAGGTCGAGCGTCTGCTTTCCGAACTAGAGCAATCCGAAGCCCAACTGGTAAAGCTGTACCATCTCGAGGGAAAAACCTATGCCGAGATCAGCAGCGCCACCGGCATGGCAGAAAACTCCATCGGCCCCTCTCTGAGCCGGGCGCGCGAAAAGCTGCGCCGCGCCGCGGTCAAGCATTGA
- a CDS encoding DUF393 domain-containing protein: MRGLPTPADLPTADVVIYDGECRFCQAQVARIHAWDGRGRLAFVSLHDPLVAQRWPQLTHQQLMAEMHLVTAAGQIYRGAQSLRYLTRRLPWLWWLAPALHIPGTLPLWNWLYGLVARNRYRWGKVESCADGNCKVHLRK, translated from the coding sequence GTGCGTGGATTGCCCACTCCCGCTGATCTGCCGACGGCGGATGTGGTCATTTATGACGGGGAATGTCGGTTTTGCCAGGCCCAGGTCGCGCGGATTCACGCCTGGGACGGGCGAGGGCGGCTGGCGTTTGTGTCGTTGCATGATCCTCTGGTGGCCCAGCGCTGGCCGCAGCTAACGCATCAGCAACTCATGGCCGAGATGCACCTGGTGACCGCCGCGGGTCAAATTTATCGCGGGGCGCAGTCGTTGCGATACCTTACTCGTCGACTTCCCTGGCTGTGGTGGCTGGCCCCAGCGTTGCACATTCCGGGTACGTTACCCCTGTGGAATTGGCTCTATGGGCTAGTGGCCCGAAACCGTTACCGTTGGGGTAAGGTGGAAAGCTGCGCGGATGGCAATTGTAAGGTGCACCTGCGAAAGTAG